The Faecalibacter sp. LW9 genome has a segment encoding these proteins:
- a CDS encoding thrombospondin type 3 repeat-containing protein has translation MKKFNLLLSAMTLLLAGNSLVDAQNSRNPWAITVGAHATDHRAVRGAFNHYFDTDNWDIVPPLSKLSVIRNLNRSFDVDLTASVGEIDNKRLNINDELFINAGLGLRYKFANGYFLNENSWFDPYLRIGAGYHRYDYSGFSTPYVSTIGESDNPQTDILNEDVTAEKNHFVLNGGVGINFWFTKNFGLNVASDYNWIPATQTDYFDFFQHTVGLTFRFGNNDKDGDGIIDDEDACPEVAGIATNDPATNGCPDADGDGIPDHLDNCPNEFGPKENNGCPWPDTDGDGLTDNVDECPEVAGPAENNGCPWPDTDGDGILDKDDACPTEAGIATNDPATNGCPDRDGDGVVDKLDECPDVKGPAENNGCPWTEVHVAKRLSNILFEYNSDKIVESSYDDVRVAAQILNSEDLKDRNFYIDGHADQRGSAAYNKTLSLKRAKALVKVLSERGGVDAKRLTARGLGESQLLCKEETEECYQRNRRVEVLPKTATVTETKVIKKK, from the coding sequence ATGAAAAAGTTTAATCTATTATTATCTGCAATGACGTTACTATTAGCTGGTAACTCATTAGTAGACGCTCAGAATTCTAGAAATCCATGGGCAATTACAGTAGGTGCACACGCAACTGATCACCGTGCGGTTCGTGGAGCTTTCAACCACTACTTTGATACTGATAACTGGGATATCGTTCCACCTTTATCTAAATTATCTGTTATCCGTAACTTAAACAGATCTTTCGATGTTGATTTAACAGCTTCTGTTGGTGAAATTGACAACAAAAGATTAAATATCAACGACGAATTATTCATCAACGCTGGTTTAGGTTTACGTTATAAATTCGCTAATGGATATTTCTTAAACGAAAACTCTTGGTTTGATCCATATTTAAGAATTGGAGCGGGATACCACCGTTATGATTACTCTGGATTCTCAACTCCATACGTTTCTACAATTGGTGAGTCTGATAACCCACAAACTGATATCTTAAACGAAGATGTAACAGCTGAGAAAAATCACTTCGTATTAAACGGAGGTGTTGGTATTAACTTCTGGTTTACTAAAAACTTCGGTTTAAACGTTGCTTCTGATTACAACTGGATCCCAGCAACTCAAACTGATTACTTCGACTTCTTCCAACACACAGTTGGTTTAACTTTCCGTTTCGGAAACAATGATAAAGATGGTGACGGAATCATCGACGACGAGGATGCATGTCCAGAAGTTGCAGGTATCGCTACAAACGATCCAGCTACAAACGGATGTCCAGATGCTGACGGAGACGGAATTCCAGATCATTTAGATAACTGTCCAAACGAATTCGGACCAAAAGAAAACAACGGATGTCCATGGCCAGATACAGATGGTGACGGATTAACTGATAATGTTGACGAATGTCCAGAGGTTGCAGGACCAGCAGAAAACAACGGATGTCCTTGGCCAGATACAGATGGTGATGGAATCTTAGATAAAGACGACGCTTGTCCTACAGAAGCAGGTATTGCTACAAACGATCCAGCAACTAACGGATGTCCAGATAGAGATGGAGACGGTGTTGTTGATAAATTAGATGAGTGTCCAGACGTTAAAGGACCAGCAGAAAACAACGGATGTCCTTGGACTGAAGTTCACGTTGCTAAACGTTTATCTAACATTTTATTCGAATACAATTCTGATAAAATTGTTGAGTCTTCTTACGATGACGTACGTGTAGCAGCACAAATCTTAAACTCTGAAGATTTAAAAGATAGAAACTTCTACATCGACGGACACGCTGACCAAAGAGGATCTGCTGCTTACAACAAAACTTTATCTTTAAAACGTGCTAAAGCATTAGTAAAGGTTTTATCTGAAAGAGGTGGTGTTGACGCAAAACGTTTAACAGCTCGTGGATTAGGTGAGTCTCAGTTATTATGTAAAGAAGAAACTGAAGAGTGTTACCAAAGAAACAGACGTGTTGAAGTTTTACCTAAAACTGCAACAGTAACTGAAACTAAAGTAATCAAAAAGAAATAA